In the genome of Drosophila subpulchrella strain 33 F10 #4 breed RU33 chromosome 2L, RU_Dsub_v1.1 Primary Assembly, whole genome shotgun sequence, one region contains:
- the LOC119546260 gene encoding uncharacterized protein LOC119546260 isoform X2 — protein MAEKVELAQASLNGQQNDPRKVRKSPEFQPGVISRERSFVRTSNQQNINKRRSLAFNVPGNQTGQMRGKPAMDIYRPPKLNYSLQHSSSSSLIFPPTNGPGVAPALGQYGNVNRRQAGLSLGNMPGLKANHHRSILVTHPISPSQLGGQLPLMNSPSSGNILHTTNRVKFAPEPRGHKMANHNQFGQLNNNYGQPYQANLNGIDPYMNGNTLQRSKSLSSADALTRGMAGLGLGLGNEVADIGQFTPDIQALIDTALEDPNKLNSRCLMELTSQFIKRAVESRRFALPISRLCLNIIAREQKETFLEALLNTCRQWYQEREKLLFAIQGMKSPSRVRFTAFMAFLTEMFCQLKRRQIQLRTHHEGTPPPLVLLSLLSKCCEDCVRPPIRSLSEIECLFYVLTCIGQDMEQQLPQQLELLMGLVRDAFLNAGESAASIRRTLLQLIELKASHWQLPGNTVLYYTHTNN, from the exons ATGGCTGAGAAAGTGGAACTGGCCCAGGCCAGCCTGAATGGCCAACAGAATGATCCGCGAAAGGTGCGCAAGTCGCCCGAATTTCAGCCCGGCGTTATCTCCCGGGAACGCAGCTTTGTGCGCACCTCGAACCAACAG AATATCAACAAACGCAGAAGTCTGGCTTTCAACGTGCCTGGCAATCAAACCGGACAGATGAGAGGCAAACCCGCCATGGATATTTACAGACCTCCAA AGCTAAACTACAGTCTACAACATTCTTCCAGTTCGTCGCTAATCTTCCCGCCCACCAATGGTCCCGGCGTAGCTCCGGCTTTGGGTCAGTATGGAAACGTGAATCGCCGCCAGGCCGGACTCTCCCTGGGCAACATGCCGGGTCTGAAGGCCAACCACCATCGCTCGATCTTGGTGACGCATCCAATCAGTCCCAGTCAACTCGGCGGTCAGCTGCCGCTCATGAACTCGCCCTCCAGTGGCAATATACTGCAC aCAACGAATCGTGTGAAGTTTGCTCCCGAGCCCAGAGGTCACAAAATGGCCAACCATAATCAGTTTGGTCAGCTCAACAACAACTATGGCCAGCCCTACCAGGCAAATCTTAATGGAATCGATCCATATATGAATGGTAATACCTTGCAACGCTCCAAGTCTTTATCGTCGGCGGATGCGTTGACTAGGGGAATGGCTGGTTTGGGCCTGGGTTTGGGCAACGAGGTGGCCGACATTGGTCAGTTCACGCCAGACATTCAGGCGCTTATTGACACGGCTCTGGAGGATCCTAATAAACTGAACTCGCGTTGTCTGATGGAACTGACATCGCAGTTCATCAAGCGAGCGGTGGAGAGTCGCCGTTTCGCCCTGCCAATCTCGCGGTTGTGTCTGAATATCATCGCCCGGGAGCAAAAGGAAACCTTCTTGGAGGCGCTGCTCAACACATGCCGTCAGTGGTATCAGGAGCGCGAGAAG CTGCTGTTTGCCATCCAGGGCATGAAGTCGCCATCCCGTGTTCGATTCACCGCCTTTATGGCCTTCCTCACGGAGATGTTCTGCCAGCTGAAGCGCCGACAGATCCAACTGCGCACCCACCACGAGGGCACTCCTCCGCCGCTGGTGCTGCTCAGTCTGCTGTCCAAATGTTGCGAGGATTGCGTGCGTCCACCCATAAGATCTCTATCGGAG ATTGAGTGCCTGTTCTATGTGCTGACCTGCATTGGCCAGGATATGGAGCAGCAGCTGCCACAGCAACTGGAACTCCTGATGGGTCTCGTTCGCGATGCCTTCTTGAATGCCGGAGAATCAGCGGCCTCCATACGGCGCACTCTTCTCCAGCTCATCGAATTGAAGGCCTCCCACTGGCAGCTGCCAGGCAATACGGTTCTCTACTACACACACACTAACAACTAG
- the LOC119546260 gene encoding uncharacterized protein LOC119546260 isoform X1: MAEKVELAQASLNGQQNDPRKVRKSPEFQPGVISRERSFVRTSNQQNINKRRSLAFNVPGNQTGQMRGKPAMDIYRPPNVRGELAAPAGGGGGGDGTSGVAGGVANKLNVNAQEFTMTGSSGAPAEALSNRSSLIFPPTNGPGVAPALGQYGNVNRRQAGLSLGNMPGLKANHHRSILVTHPISPSQLGGQLPLMNSPSSGNILHTTNRVKFAPEPRGHKMANHNQFGQLNNNYGQPYQANLNGIDPYMNGNTLQRSKSLSSADALTRGMAGLGLGLGNEVADIGQFTPDIQALIDTALEDPNKLNSRCLMELTSQFIKRAVESRRFALPISRLCLNIIAREQKETFLEALLNTCRQWYQEREKLLFAIQGMKSPSRVRFTAFMAFLTEMFCQLKRRQIQLRTHHEGTPPPLVLLSLLSKCCEDCVRPPIRSLSEIECLFYVLTCIGQDMEQQLPQQLELLMGLVRDAFLNAGESAASIRRTLLQLIELKASHWQLPGNTVLYYTHTNN, from the exons ATGGCTGAGAAAGTGGAACTGGCCCAGGCCAGCCTGAATGGCCAACAGAATGATCCGCGAAAGGTGCGCAAGTCGCCCGAATTTCAGCCCGGCGTTATCTCCCGGGAACGCAGCTTTGTGCGCACCTCGAACCAACAG AATATCAACAAACGCAGAAGTCTGGCTTTCAACGTGCCTGGCAATCAAACCGGACAGATGAGAGGCAAACCCGCCATGGATATTTACAGACCTCCAA ATGTGCGCGGAGAGCTGGCTGCTCCAGccggtggtggtggcggtggtgATGGTACTAGTGGTGTGGCCGGTGGTGTCGCCAACAAGCTGAACGTCAATGCCCAGGAGTTCACAATGACAGGCAGCTCCGGGGCACCGGCCGAGGCACTCAGCAATCG TTCGTCGCTAATCTTCCCGCCCACCAATGGTCCCGGCGTAGCTCCGGCTTTGGGTCAGTATGGAAACGTGAATCGCCGCCAGGCCGGACTCTCCCTGGGCAACATGCCGGGTCTGAAGGCCAACCACCATCGCTCGATCTTGGTGACGCATCCAATCAGTCCCAGTCAACTCGGCGGTCAGCTGCCGCTCATGAACTCGCCCTCCAGTGGCAATATACTGCAC aCAACGAATCGTGTGAAGTTTGCTCCCGAGCCCAGAGGTCACAAAATGGCCAACCATAATCAGTTTGGTCAGCTCAACAACAACTATGGCCAGCCCTACCAGGCAAATCTTAATGGAATCGATCCATATATGAATGGTAATACCTTGCAACGCTCCAAGTCTTTATCGTCGGCGGATGCGTTGACTAGGGGAATGGCTGGTTTGGGCCTGGGTTTGGGCAACGAGGTGGCCGACATTGGTCAGTTCACGCCAGACATTCAGGCGCTTATTGACACGGCTCTGGAGGATCCTAATAAACTGAACTCGCGTTGTCTGATGGAACTGACATCGCAGTTCATCAAGCGAGCGGTGGAGAGTCGCCGTTTCGCCCTGCCAATCTCGCGGTTGTGTCTGAATATCATCGCCCGGGAGCAAAAGGAAACCTTCTTGGAGGCGCTGCTCAACACATGCCGTCAGTGGTATCAGGAGCGCGAGAAG CTGCTGTTTGCCATCCAGGGCATGAAGTCGCCATCCCGTGTTCGATTCACCGCCTTTATGGCCTTCCTCACGGAGATGTTCTGCCAGCTGAAGCGCCGACAGATCCAACTGCGCACCCACCACGAGGGCACTCCTCCGCCGCTGGTGCTGCTCAGTCTGCTGTCCAAATGTTGCGAGGATTGCGTGCGTCCACCCATAAGATCTCTATCGGAG ATTGAGTGCCTGTTCTATGTGCTGACCTGCATTGGCCAGGATATGGAGCAGCAGCTGCCACAGCAACTGGAACTCCTGATGGGTCTCGTTCGCGATGCCTTCTTGAATGCCGGAGAATCAGCGGCCTCCATACGGCGCACTCTTCTCCAGCTCATCGAATTGAAGGCCTCCCACTGGCAGCTGCCAGGCAATACGGTTCTCTACTACACACACACTAACAACTAG